The Actinomyces lilanjuaniae genome segment CCCGCTGTGGGCAGGGGAGCCCGCCTGTCTGCCCGGGCGGCAGGCTCCGGCAAGGACTCGGCGGCCGGTGCCGGGGGGCGTCGTGGTGAGCACGGTGCGGGGTCCTCCGGCCGACGTGGTGCTCTGCTCGGTCTGCTGACGGCCTGTGCCGCCGTCGCAGCAGGAGGCGCGGCAGCGGTCTACCGCTCCCGCCGCGCCAGCAGCCCGGGCCGCGACGGCAGCGCACCTGTCTCTGCGAGGAGCTCCACGGGCAACACGGTGGAGGCTACCGTCGCCGTGGAGGGGATGCGCTTCGTCCCCGATACGGTTGACGTGGCAGTAGGGGACCGTCTCCTCATCACCCTGGACAACACCGGGGATATGGTCCACGACCTGGTCCTGGAGACCGGGGCCACGACCGGGCGGGTACCTGCTGGCCAGTCCGCCGTCCTGGACGCCGGGGTCATCACCTCCGACACGCAGGGGTGGTGCTCTGTCGCCGGCCACCGGGCGCAGGGCATGGTATTTCATGTCACAGTAGGATCTTCCGCAGCCGCTCCCGACGCCTCTGACTCCCAGGACAGCAGCCAGGCCCCGGGCGTCGGCGCAGAGCCCGACGCCGTCGCGGACTACGAGGCCGACCTGCCTGAGGACTTCACCGCCTTCGACGCCGTCCTGCCCGCAGCGCCCGCAGACCCTGCGGGGCCGGTAACCCACCGTCACACCTTCACCGTGACTGAGAAGGTCATGGCGGTCGGCGGCGGCGTCACCCAGGCGCGCATGACCTTCAACGGCCAGGTTCCCGGCCCCGTGCTGCGCGGCAGCGTTGGCGACACCTTTGAGATCACCCTGGTCAACGACGGCACGATGAGCCACTCTATCGACTTCCACGCCGGGATCACCCCACCCGACGACGCCATGCGCTCCATCGCCCCCGGGGAGTCCCTGGTCTACACCTTCACCGCGCAGCACTCGGGCATATGGCTCTACCACTGCTCGACGGCTCCCATGAGCCTGCACCTGGCCTCCGGAATGCACGGCGTCGTCATCATCGACCCGCCCGGTCTGGGGCAGGTGGACCGTGAGTTCGTCATCGTCCAGTCCGAGCTGTACCTGGGGCCGGAGGGGGGAGAGACCAGCAGTGCCAAGGTCTCCGCCAAGACCCCGGACCTTATGTCCTTCAACGGGGTGGCCTTCCAGTACACCCACCAGCCTCTTCAGGCCAGGGTCGGACAGCGGCTGCGCTTCTGGGTGCTTGACGCCGGACCGTCCCTGCCCAGCTCCTTCCACATTGTCGGGCTCCAGTTCGACCAGGTGTTCCTTGAGGGCGCGTGGACGCTCGGTGGTCCCAGCCGCATCGGTGCCCAGTGGGCCGCAGGCTCCCAGGCCCTGGGGCTGCACCCGGCCCAGGGAGGGTTCGTGGAGTGTGTTCCCGCCGAGCCGGGCCACTATGTGATGGTCACCCACTCCTTCGCAGACATGGAGAAGGGGGCCAGGGGTGTGCTGCACGTAACCGAGTAGCCGGTGGTGTCTCCCTGGCAGTCCTCATGGGGAGGGCAGGCGCCGCGGCGCCTGCCCTCCCCCATGACCGGTCCAGCCGGTGTCATCGTGTGTGGTCAGTATCTGTGGAGAGCCTGGTGCTCCGGTCGAGCGCTCAGGCCTCAGCGTTCTTGGCCGCGAGCACGTTGGCCCGCAGGTGGCAGCCGTCCCCGGCGAAGGGGATGACGCGGATCCGCTCCGGCACGGTGTTGGGGTCCCTGTCGGAGGGCTCGTCGTCCAGGTCGGCCACGGCGCGAAGGAAGCCCTCATGCATGGTGCACAGGAGAGAGTGAGGCGTGTGGCCCTGGGTCACCAGCGGACAGGAGCGCAGCACGATGTCGTCACCGTTGACCTCCGGGGCGAAGCCCATCATGGCCAGGTGAGGCAGGAGCGCGGTCATGCGCTCCTTGACGGTGTTGCCTGCTGCGGTGGCCGTCTCCAGGACCACAGGAGTGTGCTCGGCCCAGAGCCTGCCGATCTCCAGTGCCATGGCGCGGGCGTCCTCCCGGCTGTCGAGAGTCTGGGCGATGGAGTCCAGGAGGTGCACGTAGGACTCGACAACCTGACGCGGGTCCGGGGCTGTGGAGGAGTAGCGCAGGGCGGGCCGTCCCCGCTTGCCCGTGGGGCGTGTGGACACGGCGATGAAGCCGGCGGCAGCGAGCGCGTCGAGATGCTCGCGGACCGTGTTGTGGTGGAGGTTGAGGGCGTCCGCGATCTGGACCGCGGTCATGGGCTCGGCAGAGGCCTCGACGATCTCAAGAACGCGCCGACGCGCGGCGGACAGGTCGGCGCGCGCGGACAGGTCGTTGAGTGCCGGGCGGGGCAGCGATGTCAGACTGCTGTTGTGCATGGCAGGAGAATAACGCGCCTTTGGTTGTGGAAACGACCAAAGAGACTTAGTAGCTGAACCTTGCAATGGACCTGTTATTCCTATGCAGGTACGTTGCGGGGTATGGCGGACGCTCCCGTGAAGGCCGCTTTTCTCTGGTATCGCTGGGCAAGATGGGAGTGTAGTCGCCTCTCCCAAGGGTGGTTGCCCATCGGCTCGATGGTGCTGAGGGCCGTCTAACTGTGACACAGGGGGAGTAGTGATTTTTGACACGCAATGGCGTGGTGTGGGACGGAAGGCCCGGGAATGAGGTGTATGGGGAGCTGGTCGACGACCCGTCGTCGACACGGTGGTCGGCCTGGTGCCCGCCCGTGTCCCGACGTATCCAGGGCCGGGCCTCGCAGCTGCTGGAGGGGCGCGGGTACTGGAAGGCTGCTGCGGTCCCGGGGGATACCGGGCGCCGGGCTGGTGTCCTGCAGTCGGCGCCCAGGCTGATCCGGGCTTGCCCGGGTCTTAGGAGGCGGGCGCTAGGACGTGCTAGGACCTCGTCGGGTCCTGCGCCTGGAGGGAGGGCACCAGCAGACGACGGAAGGAGCCCACGCGGAAGCGGCGCTGCACCGCTGTCGCTGGCTTGGGTACCTCGTCGCAGGCCGGGGGTAGCGCCGACGCGGTCGGCTCCTGGGACGCCCAGGTGTCCAGGGCGCAGTCCCGGGCGCCTTCCAGGTGCGTGCAGCCGCGCGGGCACTGCTGTGCTGCTGCTGCCAGATCGGGGAAGGCGCGAAGCAGGTCGTCGGCCTCGACGTGCGAGACCCCGAAGGACCGCACCCCCGGGGTGTCGATGACCCACCCGCCTCCCGGCAGCTCCAGGGCCTGCAGGCTTGTAGAGGTGTGGCGTCCCCGCCCGGTCACCTCGTTGACGTCTCCGGTGGCCCGGCCCGCGCCAGGCACCAGGGCGTTGACCAGGGTGGACTTGCCGACCCCTGAGTGCCCGGCCAGGACCGAGACCCGCCCGGCCAGGGCCTGGCGCACCGCCCCCACGCCCCCGTCGGGGTACAGGTGCGTGGTCAGCGTGGTGAGCCCAAGTGGGTGGTAGGTGTCCAGCAAGGGGCTGGGGTCTGCCAGGTCTGTCTTGGTCAGGACCAGGAGCGGCTCCATGTCGGCCTCGTAGGCGGCCACGAGGTAGCGGTCGATCATGCGAGGACGCGGCTGCGGGCGAGCCACGGAGACAACGACCACCAGCAGGTCGGCGTTGGCTACCACGGGACGCTCGCTGCCCGCGGCCTCCCCGTCCTCGGTGCTGCGACGCAGAAGGGTGCGGCGCTCCTCCACCCGGACCATGCGAGCCAGGCTGCCCGCCCGCCCGGACACGTCACCGACCACGGCCACACGGTCGCCGACCACCACCTTGCCCCGCCCCAGCTCGCGAGCCTTCATCGCCGTCACGTCTCCGCTGCCGTCCAGGGTCAGACCGCGCTCTTCCAGGCGGATGCGGTAGTGCCCCCGGTCGATGCGGGTGACCATGCCCAGGTGGGCGTCGGCGTGCGCGGGGCGCTGCTTGGTGCGTGGGCGCGAGCCCCTGCCCGGGCGCACACGCACCCGAGGGTCGTCAGTACCGGTGTCCCTGCGCGCCATCAGTCCTGGGCGTCCCGGGCAGTCCTGGCACCGGCGCCACCCGTGTCCCGGTGCCCCTCGCCGCGAGGCTCCCCCTGGTCCCTGCGGTGCCCCTCACAGCCTCTACGGCCTGTGCTGTCGAGCATGGCTTGCCACATCCCGGCAAAGCCCGGCAGGGTCTTGGAGGTGCACTCCACGTCGTCAACCTCTACGCCCGGCACGGCCAGGCCCACGACGGCGGCAAAGGTCGCCATCCGGTGGTCGGCGTAGCTGTGCAGCCGGGCGGCGTGCAGGCGGGCGGGGCGGATGACCAGGCCGTCGTCCGTCTCCTGGGCGTCACCCCCCAGGCGGCGGATCTCGGTGGCAAGGGCGGCCAGACGGTCCGTCTCGTGGCCGCGCAGGTGGGCGATGCCGGTGAGCCTGCTGCCGCGCCCCTGGTGGGCGGCCACCGCAGCCAGCGCGGCGACTGTGGGAGCCAGCTCCCCCACGTCGTAGAGGTCGGCGTCGATGCCGTGTACCTGCCCGCTCCCGTGCACGGAGAGCACAGGGAGCACTTG includes the following:
- a CDS encoding multicopper oxidase domain-containing protein, which produces MTHRSSPAVDSPGDPQHPQDETQPGLPTPASDEVAPDEPEQAVASPDDGASQEGEGGPADSDGPDAPARRSAVTAGTLPAVGRGARLSARAAGSGKDSAAGAGGRRGEHGAGSSGRRGALLGLLTACAAVAAGGAAAVYRSRRASSPGRDGSAPVSARSSTGNTVEATVAVEGMRFVPDTVDVAVGDRLLITLDNTGDMVHDLVLETGATTGRVPAGQSAVLDAGVITSDTQGWCSVAGHRAQGMVFHVTVGSSAAAPDASDSQDSSQAPGVGAEPDAVADYEADLPEDFTAFDAVLPAAPADPAGPVTHRHTFTVTEKVMAVGGGVTQARMTFNGQVPGPVLRGSVGDTFEITLVNDGTMSHSIDFHAGITPPDDAMRSIAPGESLVYTFTAQHSGIWLYHCSTAPMSLHLASGMHGVVIIDPPGLGQVDREFVIVQSELYLGPEGGETSSAKVSAKTPDLMSFNGVAFQYTHQPLQARVGQRLRFWVLDAGPSLPSSFHIVGLQFDQVFLEGAWTLGGPSRIGAQWAAGSQALGLHPAQGGFVECVPAEPGHYVMVTHSFADMEKGARGVLHVTE
- a CDS encoding helix-turn-helix transcriptional regulator, translated to MHNSSLTSLPRPALNDLSARADLSAARRRVLEIVEASAEPMTAVQIADALNLHHNTVREHLDALAAAGFIAVSTRPTGKRGRPALRYSSTAPDPRQVVESYVHLLDSIAQTLDSREDARAMALEIGRLWAEHTPVVLETATAAGNTVKERMTALLPHLAMMGFAPEVNGDDIVLRSCPLVTQGHTPHSLLCTMHEGFLRAVADLDDEPSDRDPNTVPERIRVIPFAGDGCHLRANVLAAKNAEA
- the rsgA gene encoding ribosome small subunit-dependent GTPase A, with amino-acid sequence MARRDTGTDDPRVRVRPGRGSRPRTKQRPAHADAHLGMVTRIDRGHYRIRLEERGLTLDGSGDVTAMKARELGRGKVVVGDRVAVVGDVSGRAGSLARMVRVEERRTLLRRSTEDGEAAGSERPVVANADLLVVVVSVARPQPRPRMIDRYLVAAYEADMEPLLVLTKTDLADPSPLLDTYHPLGLTTLTTHLYPDGGVGAVRQALAGRVSVLAGHSGVGKSTLVNALVPGAGRATGDVNEVTGRGRHTSTSLQALELPGGGWVIDTPGVRSFGVSHVEADDLLRAFPDLAAAAQQCPRGCTHLEGARDCALDTWASQEPTASALPPACDEVPKPATAVQRRFRVGSFRRLLVPSLQAQDPTRS